The following proteins come from a genomic window of Penaeus monodon isolate SGIC_2016 chromosome 22, NSTDA_Pmon_1, whole genome shotgun sequence:
- the LOC119586998 gene encoding exportin-7-like isoform X2 → MVCTGCCATLDHIVTYLFKCLHQKSKKGTVDLESDALVRVMKHQPSILQQMLATVLNIIMFEDCRNQWSMSRPLLPLILLNNEYFGQLRQQIISQQAPDKQGAMAQWFDSLMEGIEPNLLTKNRDKFTQNLSVFRRDINDSLKGPVTSSSGSSGSEMMTS, encoded by the exons ATGGTGTGCACTGGCTGCTGTGCGACCCTTGACCACATTGTTACTTACCTCTTCAAGTGCTTACATCAGAAGA GCAAAAAAGGTACAGTGGACCTGGAGTCAGATGCCCTTGTAAGGGTTATGAAACACCAACCATCCATCCTGCAGCAAATGCTAGCCACTGTCCTTAACATCATCATGTTTGAGGATTGTAGGAATCAGTGGAGCATGTCCCGTCCACTGTTACCACtcattttattaaataatgag TATTTTGGACAACTGAGGCAACAGATTATCAGTCAACAAGCACCAGACAAGCAAGGAGCAATGGCCCAGTGGTTTGATAGTCTGATGGAGGGCATTGAGCCAAACCTCCTTACTAAGAATAGGGACAA ATTTACTCAGAATTTGTCTGTGTTCCGCCGTGATATCAATGACTCACTCAAGGGACCAGTGACTAGCAGTAGTGGCAGTAGTGGAAGTGAAATGATGACATCGTGA
- the LOC119586998 gene encoding exportin-7-like isoform X1: MLCIFSDTMVCSGCCATLDHVVTYLYKLLHQKSKKGTVDLESDALVRVMKHQPSILQQMLATVLNIIMFEDCRNQWSMSRPLLPLILLNNEYFGQLRQQIISQQAPDKQGAMAQWFDSLMEGIEPNLLTKNRDKFTQNLSVFRRDINDSLKGPVTSSSGSSGSEMMTS; this comes from the exons atgttgtgtattttttcagATACAATGGTTTGCAGTGGTTGCTGTGCAACATTGGACCATGTGGTCACATACCTGTACAAACTTTTGCATCAGAAAA GCAAAAAAGGTACAGTGGACCTGGAGTCAGATGCCCTTGTAAGGGTTATGAAACACCAACCATCCATCCTGCAGCAAATGCTAGCCACTGTCCTTAACATCATCATGTTTGAGGATTGTAGGAATCAGTGGAGCATGTCCCGTCCACTGTTACCACtcattttattaaataatgag TATTTTGGACAACTGAGGCAACAGATTATCAGTCAACAAGCACCAGACAAGCAAGGAGCAATGGCCCAGTGGTTTGATAGTCTGATGGAGGGCATTGAGCCAAACCTCCTTACTAAGAATAGGGACAA ATTTACTCAGAATTTGTCTGTGTTCCGCCGTGATATCAATGACTCACTCAAGGGACCAGTGACTAGCAGTAGTGGCAGTAGTGGAAGTGAAATGATGACATCGTGA